The following coding sequences lie in one Methanopyrus sp. SNP6 genomic window:
- the glyA gene encoding serine hydroxymethyltransferase, with protein sequence MFGLEDIRSVVRAVEKHHEWMKKCLPMIASENVTSPAVREMLVTDFGHRYAEGRPGERLYEGCGYIDEVELACVRLAKELFGAEHANVQPTSGVVANLAALFALTDPGDTILGLRISHGGHISHHDISAPGVRGLNVEYLPFDEDDMVIDVDSMVRKIEEVEPSVVMLGASLFLFPHPVKEAVEAVEAVGGYVVYDAAHVLGLIAGGQFQDPIREGAHVVTGSTHKTLPGPQGGIVLCQRDLADDIDEAVFPGLVSNHHLHHVAALAVALAEFKEYGERYARDTVKNAKALAESLYAEGLAVLCEHRGFTESHQIAVDVREQGGGAVIAEKLESANILCNKNLLPWDDESKSHDPSGIRLGTQELTRLGMGPSEMEYIAELIADVVLGRREPSEVRKDVEELRREFQEVKYGFGSGVGAHEWSRLADW encoded by the coding sequence GTGTTCGGGTTGGAGGACATACGCTCCGTCGTGCGGGCGGTTGAGAAGCATCATGAGTGGATGAAGAAGTGCCTCCCCATGATCGCCAGCGAGAACGTGACCAGCCCCGCGGTGCGTGAGATGCTCGTGACGGATTTCGGGCACCGATACGCCGAGGGGAGACCCGGTGAGCGGCTTTACGAGGGTTGTGGGTACATCGACGAAGTCGAGCTGGCCTGCGTACGGCTAGCCAAAGAGCTCTTCGGTGCCGAGCACGCGAACGTTCAGCCCACATCCGGAGTTGTGGCCAACCTAGCCGCCCTCTTCGCGTTGACCGATCCCGGCGACACGATTCTGGGGCTTAGGATCTCCCACGGTGGACACATCAGCCACCACGATATCAGCGCCCCGGGTGTTAGAGGGCTCAACGTTGAGTACCTACCGTTCGACGAGGATGATATGGTCATCGACGTCGACAGCATGGTCCGTAAGATCGAGGAAGTCGAGCCGTCGGTGGTCATGCTCGGGGCCAGCCTGTTCCTGTTTCCACATCCGGTGAAAGAGGCCGTAGAAGCTGTGGAGGCCGTAGGAGGTTACGTAGTGTACGACGCAGCCCACGTGCTCGGGCTAATCGCCGGCGGTCAGTTCCAAGATCCGATCCGAGAGGGCGCCCATGTGGTTACCGGAAGCACCCACAAGACGCTTCCGGGTCCCCAGGGTGGAATCGTGCTCTGTCAGCGGGATCTAGCCGACGACATCGACGAGGCCGTGTTTCCGGGGCTCGTGAGCAACCACCACCTACACCACGTGGCGGCGCTAGCCGTAGCGCTCGCGGAGTTCAAGGAGTACGGGGAGCGATACGCACGTGACACGGTTAAGAACGCTAAAGCCCTGGCCGAGTCCCTGTACGCCGAGGGACTCGCGGTACTCTGTGAGCACCGGGGTTTCACGGAGTCCCATCAAATCGCTGTTGACGTGCGGGAGCAAGGAGGGGGAGCGGTCATCGCCGAAAAACTGGAGAGCGCTAACATCCTGTGCAATAAGAACCTGCTGCCCTGGGACGACGAATCGAAATCCCACGATCCGAGCGGTATCCGGCTGGGTACCCAAGAGCTCACTCGGTTAGGTATGGGTCCTTCTGAGATGGAGTACATCGCCGAGCTGATAGCGGACGTCGTGCTCGGTCGCAGGGAGCCGTCCGAGGTCCGTAAGGACGTCGAGGAACTTCGGCGTGAGTTCCAGGAAGTCAAGTACGGGTTCGGGTCGGGAGTGGGTGCCCACGAATGGTCCAGGCTCGCCGACTGGTAG
- a CDS encoding DHH family phosphoesterase, protein MLGGGSVGHVVADALRDRGEEVVIVDCNEDRAEVLKEQGFEVIIGDITEKEVLLEAGIEKAVMVYVLTPDDDANAEAIRLIRKINEDTYIIARVTDEERVEEFKELGADEVLSPNQLLVGKLLHNIDNVRNRRKVHELLTKLEDVESLAIIPHNNPDPDSIASAVALQEIASIVDVQSDVVYGGEIGHQENKALVNLLDIEMKRISRVDLDEYDAIAVVDTPVLPRELAEYDGIEDSILVAVDHHDSSDGMMDMNGTSKSALELADFVDHRPEVGAASTILTQYLKILDRNVDRRIATALLYGIRTDTLNFTRNVSPEDLKAAAYLYPRADHEALAKIESPDISPETLDVLGEAIRNRTVIRSYLFSNVGFVKNEDALPQAADYLLNLEGVHTVIVFGVVNGKVKISARTDDIRLNIGEIMKEAFGDVGSAGGHSKAAAAEIPLGIFQDVESDMVLDLVEQAVRKRIFKVIGIEEEED, encoded by the coding sequence GTGCTGGGTGGTGGATCAGTAGGTCACGTGGTGGCGGACGCACTGAGGGATCGTGGTGAAGAGGTGGTAATCGTCGACTGTAACGAGGACCGTGCGGAGGTCCTGAAGGAGCAAGGTTTCGAAGTGATTATCGGAGACATCACGGAGAAAGAAGTATTACTCGAAGCGGGCATAGAGAAGGCCGTCATGGTGTACGTCCTCACCCCCGACGACGACGCTAACGCGGAAGCTATCAGGCTGATCCGTAAGATCAACGAGGACACGTACATCATCGCGCGAGTCACGGACGAGGAACGCGTTGAGGAGTTTAAGGAGCTCGGAGCGGACGAAGTTCTCTCCCCGAATCAGCTGCTGGTCGGGAAGTTGCTTCACAACATCGACAACGTGAGGAACCGCCGAAAGGTGCACGAGCTGCTGACAAAGCTCGAAGACGTGGAGAGTTTGGCTATAATCCCACATAACAACCCTGATCCCGACTCCATCGCTAGCGCTGTAGCTCTTCAGGAGATAGCCAGTATCGTCGACGTTCAATCCGACGTGGTATACGGAGGCGAGATCGGTCATCAGGAGAATAAAGCCCTCGTGAACCTCCTGGATATCGAGATGAAGCGGATCTCACGTGTAGACTTAGATGAGTACGACGCTATCGCCGTAGTGGACACCCCAGTCCTACCACGGGAGCTGGCTGAGTACGACGGTATCGAGGATAGTATTCTGGTGGCTGTCGACCACCACGATTCGTCGGACGGCATGATGGACATGAACGGCACTTCTAAGAGCGCTTTAGAGCTCGCGGACTTCGTAGATCACAGACCGGAGGTCGGAGCCGCTTCTACGATACTCACCCAATACCTCAAAATCCTCGATAGGAACGTCGACCGGAGGATAGCGACGGCACTACTGTACGGTATCAGGACTGACACGTTGAACTTCACGAGGAACGTGTCGCCGGAGGACCTCAAGGCGGCCGCGTATCTCTACCCGCGGGCCGATCACGAAGCGCTGGCTAAGATCGAGTCTCCGGACATCTCTCCCGAGACTCTCGACGTGCTCGGTGAAGCTATCCGCAACAGGACGGTTATTCGGAGCTACCTGTTCTCGAACGTGGGGTTCGTGAAAAATGAGGATGCGTTGCCTCAAGCCGCCGACTATCTGCTTAACCTTGAGGGTGTCCACACGGTCATAGTGTTCGGTGTGGTCAACGGTAAGGTCAAGATCTCAGCGCGAACGGACGATATCCGCCTGAACATAGGTGAGATAATGAAAGAAGCGTTTGGTGACGTGGGTTCCGCTGGAGGTCACTCGAAGGCCGCCGCAGCCGAGATCCCGTTAGGCATCTTCCAGGACGTCGAGAGCGACATGGTGCTCGATCTCGTCGAGCAGGCGGTGCGTAAACGGATATTCAAGGTGATAGGCATCGAAGAGGAGGAGGACTGA
- a CDS encoding chorismate lyase — MKVPLLEVLLYTDGSVTRILERFFGEVTIDPLETRKLEVEGRDARLLGVPDGDTVYVRRVVIKVDGRPAILATSLARPDNLPGRLRRLVLQSRKPLGKMIEELRLETRREILRVEEARPSPEDEEILGASAPKIPWREYLVYHRKTPMLLIRERFNPEVFGREG, encoded by the coding sequence ATGAAGGTCCCGCTGTTGGAGGTACTCCTCTACACTGACGGGTCGGTGACGAGGATCCTCGAGCGGTTCTTCGGGGAAGTAACGATCGATCCACTCGAAACCAGGAAACTGGAAGTTGAAGGTCGAGATGCGAGACTTCTCGGTGTTCCCGATGGAGACACCGTGTACGTCCGACGAGTCGTCATCAAGGTTGACGGTCGACCCGCCATCCTAGCTACTTCACTCGCCCGTCCCGATAACCTTCCAGGGCGCCTGCGTAGATTGGTTCTTCAGTCGAGAAAACCGCTTGGAAAGATGATCGAAGAGTTAAGACTGGAGACGCGACGTGAGATACTCCGCGTTGAGGAGGCGCGGCCATCGCCAGAAGATGAGGAGATCTTGGGTGCGAGTGCGCCGAAGATACCCTGGCGTGAGTATTTAGTCTACCACCGAAAGACGCCGATGCTGCTGATTCGTGAGAGGTTCAACCCCGAGGTCTTCGGTCGGGAGGGTTAG
- the serB gene encoding phosphoserine phosphatase SerB — MVQARRLVVLDFDGTLVDGETIDLIAEAAGVDDEVEEITRRAMRGELEFGEALRERVRLLAGTPASVLDEVVTELRLNPGVREFVAAVRSVGAAVAVISGGFTEVVSRFCRELRLDAYVANELEVRDGFLTGRVYGPVMSSSAKERVLMELCRRFGTRPEDTVAVGDGANDASMLKRAGLPLGFRPKKPLYEIIEMAFDDFRRAVPVVLRFWGVPVE; from the coding sequence ATGGTCCAGGCTCGCCGACTGGTAGTGTTGGACTTCGATGGGACGCTGGTCGACGGGGAGACCATCGACCTAATCGCGGAGGCGGCAGGAGTCGACGACGAAGTCGAAGAGATCACGAGACGGGCGATGCGCGGCGAGCTCGAGTTCGGAGAGGCCCTCCGGGAACGGGTCCGGTTACTGGCTGGCACACCCGCCTCCGTTCTCGACGAGGTCGTGACCGAGCTGCGCCTGAACCCCGGCGTCCGGGAATTCGTAGCAGCTGTACGATCCGTAGGAGCAGCCGTAGCGGTGATCAGCGGAGGGTTCACCGAAGTGGTTTCCCGTTTCTGTAGAGAGCTAAGATTGGACGCGTATGTAGCCAACGAACTCGAGGTACGAGACGGTTTCCTTACGGGCAGAGTTTACGGTCCCGTTATGAGCTCTTCCGCGAAGGAAAGGGTCCTGATGGAGCTATGCCGCCGATTCGGCACCCGTCCTGAGGACACCGTGGCGGTAGGAGACGGCGCGAACGACGCATCAATGTTAAAGCGTGCCGGTCTGCCACTAGGGTTCCGCCCTAAAAAGCCGCTATACGAGATCATCGAGATGGCGTTCGACGACTTTCGTCGTGCCGTCCCTGTCGTACTGCGCTTTTGGGGTGTTCCCGTCGAATGA
- a CDS encoding M20 family metallopeptidase, which translates to MDVRERVVKLLCDYISIPSVSGEEEELSERYASDLERAGLEVEIDRLGNVIGRRGEPEVCLTSHLDTVPPDGMEKPFEPRIVDGKLYGRGACDAKANLAVYVTLAEIWDGPLEIIAVVREETDSAGIRHVLRRREIQANHVINGEPTELRPVIGHKSRVEVRLCIEGESKHAGSHNPENPILKFCRILHDLYETLEDFEDALGVPTANPTSVHSRGVATNVTPQCLEAVLDVRLNTQLSPEDLERFFHGVEGVSADIRAGAPPFVLSGDEPVVRALREALSARRLPNEPITWPASTDAGYIRKLVGKDVVVFGPGSIDYAHSPSEHVPIEDLVNAVRVLYDVVEYLS; encoded by the coding sequence TTGGACGTCAGGGAGCGCGTGGTAAAGCTCCTGTGCGACTACATCTCTATCCCCAGCGTCAGCGGCGAGGAGGAAGAGCTCTCGGAGCGGTACGCTTCGGACCTGGAGCGTGCCGGCTTAGAGGTGGAAATCGACCGTCTGGGGAACGTGATCGGGCGACGTGGAGAGCCGGAGGTGTGCTTAACGTCACATCTCGATACTGTCCCACCCGACGGGATGGAGAAACCGTTCGAGCCCCGTATCGTCGACGGTAAGCTGTACGGCCGAGGAGCTTGCGACGCGAAGGCCAATCTGGCCGTTTACGTTACCCTGGCCGAGATATGGGATGGACCACTGGAGATAATCGCGGTAGTCCGAGAAGAGACCGATTCGGCCGGCATTCGTCACGTGTTACGTCGTAGGGAAATTCAAGCGAACCACGTGATCAACGGGGAACCGACGGAACTACGTCCCGTGATCGGGCACAAGTCCCGTGTGGAAGTCAGGTTGTGTATCGAAGGGGAGTCCAAACACGCCGGCTCACACAACCCGGAGAACCCCATTTTGAAATTCTGCAGGATACTGCATGACCTCTATGAGACGCTGGAGGATTTTGAGGACGCACTCGGAGTCCCTACCGCCAATCCCACGAGCGTTCACTCCAGGGGGGTGGCGACTAACGTGACACCCCAGTGCCTGGAAGCCGTGTTGGACGTCAGGCTCAACACTCAGCTGTCTCCCGAGGACCTCGAGCGATTCTTTCACGGAGTGGAAGGGGTCTCGGCCGACATTCGGGCAGGAGCACCACCGTTCGTACTCTCAGGCGACGAACCGGTAGTGCGCGCGCTACGGGAAGCCCTAAGTGCCCGCAGGCTCCCGAACGAACCTATTACCTGGCCAGCGAGCACGGACGCCGGTTACATCCGTAAATTGGTTGGTAAGGACGTGGTGGTCTTCGGACCCGGTTCGATCGACTACGCGCACTCCCCTTCGGAGCACGTTCCGATTGAGGACCTCGTAAATGCTGTTCGCGTGCTTTACGACGTTGTGGAATACCTCTCGTAA
- a CDS encoding metallophosphoesterase, which produces MTLDVTRLPGDSLLISSDVHVGDEYQGHDREIWEAALDLALDFDAFLIDGDLADPRAPDPELRELLRDLRRLSSEVQIYFVPGNHDTVDLVKSLRDAGVHVLSRRYDNRRGRGCPPGHSGPSLGGPHLLRFGDVWMLVLHGHEPCSELDLNPQKPVNPVARESPMPKRDQILDNYTCREYEMPERLEEIARSTHADVVITGHTHCRYLGNVEGKLVVNVGTTSCPAICATCRDPLNVGNVCILKTSGRTLRAKLFNLHEARVIDRERVRIGRR; this is translated from the coding sequence ATGACGCTCGATGTAACGCGCTTACCCGGTGATAGCCTACTGATATCTTCCGATGTACACGTCGGTGACGAATACCAGGGGCACGATCGGGAAATCTGGGAAGCGGCACTCGATCTGGCGTTGGATTTCGACGCGTTTCTCATCGATGGCGACCTCGCAGATCCTAGGGCCCCGGATCCCGAGTTGAGGGAGCTTTTGCGGGACTTACGGAGGTTGTCCTCCGAAGTCCAGATTTACTTCGTTCCCGGGAACCACGACACCGTAGATCTCGTGAAATCGCTGCGTGACGCCGGGGTGCACGTACTATCGCGCCGCTACGATAACCGTCGCGGACGCGGGTGCCCGCCGGGACACTCGGGACCGTCACTGGGCGGGCCTCACTTACTCCGCTTCGGGGACGTTTGGATGCTCGTCTTGCACGGTCACGAACCTTGTTCGGAGCTGGACTTGAACCCGCAGAAGCCTGTCAATCCCGTAGCCCGAGAATCTCCGATGCCGAAACGCGATCAGATCCTGGACAATTACACGTGCCGGGAGTACGAGATGCCCGAACGACTGGAGGAAATAGCTCGCTCGACACATGCCGACGTCGTGATCACAGGTCACACGCACTGTAGATACCTCGGGAACGTTGAGGGAAAACTGGTAGTGAACGTAGGTACCACCTCATGTCCCGCGATTTGCGCCACGTGTCGTGATCCGCTCAACGTAGGTAACGTCTGCATACTGAAGACTTCTGGGAGAACCCTCCGGGCGAAGCTGTTCAACCTGCACGAGGCGCGGGTGATCGACCGTGAGCGTGTCCGTATCGGTCGACGCTGA
- a CDS encoding coiled-coil protein, translating to MMPSEDKLQRIKELENQLVKTREELDDLEEKRREIQRKVNQLQDQIHEIRKRAERYRAKRDELNERVRELRERADEHRRRRDELNEEVQQYKAKRDELNERARKLAQKAREHVETAKKLRSKVERPIREIRAEIRKLEREIETNPLSPRREEQIAQRLEELREQLRAWEKANEHSKKADELFSQADELREKASEYHEKVMKTAEEADEYHQKMIEHYERADELREKADGYHRKYVEELAKVKPLEDELRELQSELRDLEQKIMEKRAEERALEVRIKDLEKQAVDRERLKEIKERLERGEKVSLEELQLLQEYGEI from the coding sequence ATGATGCCCTCCGAGGACAAGCTGCAGAGAATCAAGGAACTCGAGAATCAGCTAGTTAAAACCCGTGAGGAACTCGATGACCTTGAAGAAAAGCGGCGGGAAATCCAGCGTAAGGTAAACCAGCTTCAGGATCAAATCCACGAAATCCGGAAGCGAGCGGAGAGATACCGTGCTAAGCGTGATGAGCTGAACGAACGCGTCCGAGAGCTCAGAGAGCGAGCCGATGAGCATCGCCGACGTAGGGACGAGCTGAACGAGGAGGTCCAGCAGTACAAGGCTAAGCGTGACGAGTTGAACGAGCGTGCCAGGAAGCTAGCTCAGAAGGCCCGGGAGCACGTTGAAACCGCCAAGAAACTTCGCTCTAAAGTGGAACGTCCGATCCGAGAGATCCGAGCCGAGATACGTAAGCTAGAAAGGGAGATCGAAACCAACCCGCTCAGTCCGAGAAGGGAGGAGCAAATCGCTCAGCGTCTCGAAGAGCTCCGCGAGCAGCTGAGAGCGTGGGAGAAGGCCAACGAGCACTCCAAAAAGGCCGACGAGCTGTTCTCCCAGGCGGACGAGCTCCGCGAAAAGGCCTCCGAATACCACGAAAAGGTCATGAAAACGGCCGAAGAGGCGGATGAGTACCACCAGAAGATGATCGAACATTACGAACGTGCCGACGAGTTGCGAGAGAAGGCGGACGGTTACCACCGTAAGTACGTCGAGGAGCTGGCCAAAGTGAAACCGCTGGAAGACGAGCTCCGTGAACTTCAGTCGGAGCTCCGCGATTTAGAGCAGAAAATAATGGAGAAACGCGCGGAAGAGCGCGCGCTCGAGGTTCGAATCAAAGACCTGGAGAAACAGGCGGTAGACAGAGAGCGACTGAAGGAGATCAAGGAGCGGCTCGAGCGTGGGGAGAAGGTCAGCTTGGAGGAACTCCAACTGCTACAGGAGTACGGCGAGATATGA
- the glmS gene encoding glutamine--fructose-6-phosphate transaminase (isomerizing), whose protein sequence is MCGIVGYIGERDAAPIIVDSLVRLEYRGYDSAGVATIHEGRLYVEKDAGKLTEGGEPTKLQRNLRKLPGKVGIGHTRWATHGDPNRRNAHPHTDCRDEIAVVHNGIIENFMQLKEELEDKGHRFDSETDTEIVPHLIEQGMKEGKSFFEAFVEAVRRLEGSYAIAAICTREPDVILAARKESPLVVGLGDDGNFLASDIPAILPETNRVIPIDDGEIVVVKRDEIKILDVETLEDVTEEKKVQIVEEDPHTLERRGYPHFMLKEIHEQPEAVRNTLRIERENLMEMAEELVGGDYTKLYIVACGTSYHAGLGAKYATELLAKFPVDVVIASEFRYVTKELVDEDTLVLAISQSGETADTLAAVREANARGATTIALTNVVGSTITREVDHVMYTHAGFEKAVAATKTYTAQLAAMYTLAVELARHFGEITDKESEEYHDELDKVPEMLEEVLNWEREREIAVMGGRYKERPNWFFIGRGPGYPTAMEGALKLKEITYQHAEAYPAGELKHGPLALIEEGVPVVAVAQPGGAYEKMLANIEEVKARGATVITVADEKDEAVEEHSDHVIQVPSISEVFSPIVYTVPLQLLAYYMSVARGIDPDYPRNLAKSVTVE, encoded by the coding sequence TTGTGCGGGATCGTAGGGTACATCGGGGAGCGTGACGCGGCCCCCATTATAGTCGACTCGTTGGTCAGGCTCGAGTACCGCGGCTACGACTCCGCCGGAGTCGCCACGATCCACGAGGGTCGATTGTACGTCGAGAAGGATGCCGGGAAGCTGACCGAGGGCGGCGAGCCGACGAAGCTGCAGCGTAACCTCAGAAAGCTCCCCGGTAAGGTTGGAATCGGACATACCCGATGGGCGACTCATGGAGACCCTAACCGGCGTAATGCACATCCGCACACGGACTGTCGTGACGAGATCGCGGTCGTGCACAACGGGATCATCGAGAACTTCATGCAACTTAAGGAGGAACTGGAAGATAAGGGACACCGGTTCGACTCCGAGACGGACACCGAGATCGTACCCCATCTCATCGAGCAGGGGATGAAGGAAGGGAAATCGTTCTTCGAGGCGTTCGTCGAGGCCGTGCGCCGGCTAGAGGGGTCGTACGCCATCGCCGCCATTTGTACCCGCGAGCCCGACGTAATCCTGGCCGCTAGGAAGGAGAGTCCGTTGGTAGTAGGGTTGGGAGACGATGGTAACTTCTTGGCGTCCGATATACCGGCAATACTACCAGAAACGAACCGCGTGATCCCTATCGACGACGGCGAGATCGTCGTAGTGAAGCGGGACGAGATCAAGATACTGGACGTGGAGACCCTTGAGGACGTCACGGAAGAGAAGAAAGTGCAGATAGTCGAGGAGGATCCGCACACGCTGGAACGCCGTGGCTACCCGCACTTCATGCTCAAGGAGATCCACGAGCAACCCGAAGCCGTTAGGAACACGCTTCGGATCGAACGGGAAAACCTCATGGAGATGGCGGAGGAGCTTGTCGGCGGCGATTACACTAAGTTGTACATCGTCGCGTGCGGTACCTCGTACCATGCCGGACTCGGCGCGAAGTACGCCACGGAGTTGCTCGCCAAGTTCCCCGTGGACGTGGTGATAGCCTCCGAGTTCCGATATGTGACAAAGGAACTCGTCGACGAGGACACCCTCGTTCTAGCCATCTCACAGTCGGGTGAAACCGCCGATACGCTAGCGGCGGTGCGGGAGGCGAACGCCCGGGGGGCCACGACGATAGCACTGACCAACGTCGTCGGGAGCACGATCACCCGCGAGGTCGACCACGTCATGTACACCCACGCTGGCTTCGAGAAAGCCGTCGCCGCCACAAAGACCTACACAGCGCAGCTCGCGGCGATGTACACGTTGGCCGTGGAGCTAGCCCGCCACTTTGGTGAGATAACCGACAAGGAGTCGGAGGAGTACCACGATGAGCTGGACAAGGTTCCGGAGATGCTGGAGGAGGTACTCAACTGGGAGCGGGAGCGTGAGATAGCGGTGATGGGTGGTCGGTACAAGGAACGTCCCAACTGGTTCTTCATCGGCCGCGGTCCTGGATATCCTACCGCCATGGAGGGCGCACTGAAGCTCAAGGAGATCACCTACCAGCACGCGGAGGCGTACCCTGCGGGTGAGCTCAAACACGGTCCGCTGGCATTGATCGAGGAGGGTGTGCCGGTGGTCGCCGTAGCTCAGCCAGGCGGCGCCTACGAGAAGATGCTCGCGAACATCGAAGAGGTGAAAGCTCGGGGTGCCACTGTGATCACCGTGGCCGATGAGAAGGACGAAGCCGTGGAGGAGCACTCCGATCACGTCATCCAGGTGCCGAGTATCAGCGAGGTGTTCTCCCCGATAGTCTACACGGTACCGCTTCAATTGCTGGCGTACTACATGAGCGTAGCCAGAGGCATCGATCCTGACTATCCACGGAACCTGGCCAAGAGCGTAACCGTAGAGTGA
- a CDS encoding ferredoxin domain-containing protein, with amino-acid sequence MSSESEGVRQAARLMAVAARTAPKTRGIDDIVIEIVEDEDTLDKIAERMEEIAEEKGVDSFKRDAECLRRSECLVLIGVKSSGPCGLNCGMCGASCDDIEERSADVEFAGPICGFKLIDLGIALGSAAKVANDLVVDNRLMYTIGVAARSLGVVDADVVIGIPLSATGKNIYFDRDG; translated from the coding sequence GTGAGTTCCGAGTCCGAAGGCGTCCGCCAAGCTGCGCGTCTGATGGCGGTAGCCGCCCGCACGGCCCCGAAAACGAGGGGTATCGACGATATCGTCATCGAGATCGTGGAGGACGAGGATACGCTGGATAAGATCGCCGAGAGGATGGAAGAAATTGCCGAGGAAAAGGGGGTCGACTCCTTCAAGCGCGACGCGGAGTGCCTCAGGAGATCGGAGTGTCTGGTATTAATCGGTGTCAAGTCCAGCGGGCCTTGTGGCCTCAACTGCGGTATGTGCGGGGCCTCGTGCGACGACATCGAGGAGCGCAGCGCGGACGTCGAGTTCGCGGGACCGATCTGCGGGTTCAAGCTGATCGATCTGGGAATCGCGTTGGGATCGGCGGCGAAGGTCGCCAACGATCTAGTAGTCGACAACAGACTGATGTACACCATCGGCGTCGCAGCACGCTCCTTGGGCGTAGTCGACGCGGACGTCGTGATAGGGATTCCGCTATCCGCGACCGGGAAGAATATATACTTCGACAGAGATGGCTGA